ACCAGTCCCAGATGGCAGGTTCACGGAAAATCTTCGATACGTTTGCCAGCCCTGTCGCTTTAGCGCCGGGAGGAAAAACGAACAGCGACTAAAGTCGCCTTCCCCACACTCACCGAGAGCGAAAAGAGGTGCAGTTTCCGCTTTCGGTGTTCTAGCCGGAATCGCCTACCCTGTACAGCGTCATGTTTTCCTCGCCCATATTTTTCGGGCTGGTCGAGCGAACGGCACAGCCTTCCCCCTGGTAGGGCGGTTGAACCGTTAACGGCAGGGCGACAAACACCGAAAGCATTTGTAGGTACCATGACCCTAAAAACGTAGCCCCAAAGGGCGAAGGGCTGGTCAGCTACCTGAAACTGGAGGCATGAAGCCCCCGTGCTTCAGCCAGGGGTGCTGACGAAGCGCCTTGGTGTTGTCTATTCTCAAAAAATTATCAATCCAAAGCTCAAACAAATACTATCAAATTCAGTCAAGTTCGGGAGGTTTTTTGTGGAAAAAGGGGCGTGGGATAGTATTGCCATAATTTTCTAATTTCCTAATTTCCCACCCCCGGCACGCCTACCCTGGCAAAGTTGCCCGCGCTCTTTGCAAAGCTTCCCGAACTTGGTCGAAACCAGTGCCGCCGTAGCTGTTGCGTCGGGAAACAACCGTAGAGGGAGCAATGGCTTCGTAAATATCGGATTCAAAGGCGGGATGGAGTTCTTGCCATTCTTGTAGGGAGAGGTCTTTGAGGAGTTTGCCGGAAGCCAGACAAGTTTTGACGACTTGACCCACCAAATTGTATGCCTGGCGAAAGGGAACGCCTTTGCTGGCTAGATAATCAGCCACATCGGTGGCGTTGGAAAAATCGCTGGTGACGGCTTCAGCGAGGCGGGGGTTGTGGAACGTAATGCCTTCTGCCATCAAAATGGTCATGGCTTCCAAACAGGCTTCGGTGGTGTTGGTGGCGTCGAAAATAGCTTCTTTGTCTTCTTGTAAGTCTTTGTTGTAAGCCAGGGGGAGTCCTTTTAATAAAACCAACAGCGACTGCAAGTGCCCAAAAACGCGCCCGGTTTTGCCGCGGATAAGTTCGGGAACGTCGGGATTTTTCTTTTGCGGCATGATGCTGGAACCGGTGGCGCAGCTGTCTTGGAGGGTAACGAAGTTAAATTCAGTAGATGCCCACAGGATAAGTTCTTCGCTCAAGCGGCTCAGGTGGGTAACAATCAAACTAGCGGCGTTGAGGAATTCTACAGCAAAATCGCGATCGCTAACGCCATCGAGGCTGTTTTCGTAGGGGCAGTCGAAACCTAACAGTTCGGCGGTATAATGTCGGTCAATGGGAAAAGTGGTTCCGGCAAGGGCACCACATCCCAAAGGGGAAATATTGGTACGCCGGCGTACGTCCTGCAAGCGTTCCACATCTCGCTGAAACATTTGAAAGTAAGCCAGTAAGTGATGGGCGAGGCTAATGGGTTGGGCGCGTTGCAGGTGGGTGTAGCCGGGGATGATGGTTTCGACGTGCTGTTCGCCCAAATCCACTAGAACGGTTTGCAACTGTCGCAGTTGCTTGTGGATGCGATCGATACGATCGCGTAGGTACAGGCGTAGGTCGGTACCGACTTGGTCGTTGCGCGATCGCCCGGTGTGGAGTTTTTTCCCGGTATCGCCGATCGTTTCGGTTAAGCGATGCTCTACGGCGAAGTGAATGTCTTCAGCATCTATCCCAGGTTGAAATTCGCCGCGCCGGTATTCCTGACGAATTTGTTCCAAGCCAGAAACCAACTGTTCCCCTTCTTCTGGGGAAATAATCCCGGTTTTGGCGAGCATTTGGGCATGGGCAACGGAACCGGTGAGGTCGTATTCAATGAGTTGAATATCGAATCCAATGCTGGCATTAAAGCGTGCGATCGCTGGATGCAAGGCACTTTCAAATCGCTGGCTCCAAGTTTTTTGGGGCTGTTGCGTCACGTTTTCCTCCGTTGGCGATAGGATGGTCAGTGGTTTCAATGGTGAGGGGGGGTGGAAGGGGCTCTCCCAAGCCAAAATTCAAACGCGGAAAATTCCCCGAAAAAACCACCCAATAAAAATACCGATGAGCAATGCCCAAACTTGACCACTTTGCACAAAATTTTGCCAAGCATTGACCACATCGGCGATCAGATCGGGTTGATCCTGTTGGGCAAACACCAGCCAATCCAGCGGCACAGAGATGGTTGTGGTTTGGAGGGATTCTACGGCAGCAGCAGCGGTGGGTATGCTTGCCGCTAAAGAGGCGCTCAAACCTAGCAACCACCAGCGAGTACGTTTCACGATTGCCCCCTTGTATAAAACCTGTGATACCTGGAAATGTTTTGACCACATAATAGAAGAAACTGAGGCAATTTTAGGATAAAAGTTGGCCAAAATTGTTAAATTTTTCGGGGTTCTGGAAATCGTTTCCCATCAATTTTGCCGGCTGCCAGTTTCCAGCAATTCCACCACTTGCCGATCGCCATTAAATTCAGCGATCGCGGCGGCGGTCAATCCCCCATAATTGCGGTAGTCGGTTCTCGCCCCAGCTTGTAGGAGCATTTGGCAGATTTGGGGATGGCCACGGGCAGCTGCCCACATGAGGGCGGTTGCCCCCAAGCGATCGCGGGCGTTGATGTCTGGATGGTAAGCAAGTAAGGCTTCTACCACAGTCATAAGGTTCCGTTCGGCAGCTTGGATGAGGGGCGTTTTGCCCCCTTCCAGGCGTACGTCGGGATCGGCACCAGCAGCGAGCAGTCGCGAAACCAAATCTACCCGATGGCTGGCAATGGCGATCGCCAGGGGAGGTTCGCCGGCACTTGACAAATTGGCATCGGCATGGTACGCAAGTAAAATTTCCACCGTGGTGCGATCGCCCTGCCAAACGGCAACCAGCAACGGCGTATCTCCCTGACGGTTGCGGCGATTGGGATCGGCACCGCACTCCAGCAGCAGTTGGGCCATATTGGCGTATCCTGCCACCACAGCCAAATGCAGGGCCGTTTCGGCTTCCAGATTTTCGGCATTGACGGCGGCACCAGCATCAAGCAAATATCTGGTAATGGCTTCGTTACCGTTGGCGACGGCAGCCATGAAAGCAGTTTCGCCGTCGGGATTGCTAGCATTGACCTCAGCACCAGCTTCTATGAGGGTTTTGACCATTTCTAGATGTCCGCGATTGCCGTAAGGAGAGGTGGGGGCATCGATAGCAAGCATTAACAGGGTATCCCCTTGTTGGTGCTGTTGGTTGGCAGGGGCACCGGCTGCCAGTAAAGATTTCACGACCCCCAAACGGCCATTTTCGACGGCTACTTTTAACGGGGTATCGCCATCGCGATCGCAGGTGTGGGGATGGGCACCGGCTGCCAGCAATACCTGCACGGCTTTTTCGCGACCGTTGGCGGCAGCTGCCATTAAAGCCGTACTGCCGTCTTCGTTGCCGAGATTGACATCAACCCCGTAAGATAAAAGCAGCTCCATCGCATCCACAGCGCCGCTAGCGGCTGCCAGCATGAAAGCGGTAACGCCGTATTCGCTGCGGGTTTGGTGGGGATCCGCCCCAAATTCCAGCAATACCCGCACAATTTCGGTATATCCGGCGGCAGCGGCAAACATGAGGGGCGTGGTACCTTGGCGATCGCAGCAGTTGGGCTCGACTTGTTGCTGCAGCAAGGTGCGTACTTGTTGCAAATTGCCTCCCTGGGCAGCTTGCAGTAAGGATTGGGCAGAAGAGGCTTTCCAAACCACGGCTGGTTCCTTTTTTGCTATTGAGGGGACGGGCAGATACTTCCACCTCTGAGGCAATTGTACGCACTTTTTCGCTGACAATTGACAAAAGATTTATAATTAATTTTTGTAAAGACTCGAACAATAAGTTCTTGCCGACGCTGCGCAAACGCTACTGGGAGATTCACTATGAGTATCGAGCTACCAGAATCGGTTCAATTTGGGATGAATTTCGTTCATCCGGTCCTGATGTGGGTGGTTTTGGCGATCGCTTTGTATGCTTTTTATCTAGGCAGCAAAGCACGTCGCACGCGCCTAGCCCAAGGAGAGGAGAAAAAAGAACTGGTCAAAGGCAAATACAACGTTCGGCACTTCCGCATTGGTTCCCTCTTGTTGGCTCTCATTGTGTTGGGTGCCATTGGCGGCATGAGCGTTACCTATATTAACAACGGCAAGCTGTTCGTTGGTCCTCACTTGTTGGTTGGCTTGGGCATGACTGGCTTAGTCGCCATTTCCGCAGCACTTTCTCCCCTCATGCAACAAGGGCAAACTTGGGCTCGCTATACCCACGTTTCCTTAAACATGGTTTTAATTGGCTTGTTTGCCTGGCAAGCATTTACCGGTATTGAAATCGTGCAAAAACTGCTGGGCAGCATTTAATTGCCATCACCCAAGCTTGGTTTGCCCCATTGTCCAAAGACATATAATTAATGAATTCTTAGCGAAGGAACTAGCCAGTGGTTCCTTCGCTTTCTTGATTGGCTGTTTCTGCTTGATTTTCACCAGCAATTTGGGAAACTTGCCGGCAAATTTCTGCGTATTTTTTCTTTTTCGCCATTTTCTTAAATATTCTTAAACGCTCTTCCCCCAAATTTCCATGAAAGTCTTCCTGCACTTTGTGAGTAAGTCGATAGGAAACTTGGCAAACAATTTTAGCCAGCAACCGATCGCCAGTTTTCCGAATCAACGACATGGGGAGTTTGTGAATAAACTTAGGAAATCGGACCCCTACTTGCAACAGCAAATGCCACTGGACTCTAGTTTTTTCCATAATTTCGTCGCCGATTGCTGCCAAATGTTGAACATCTTCAGCATCCGTTTCCACCAGTTTTTGTTCGGCTTCGAAGTTGGCGATATAACCAGGGGGCGTATAATTGGGAATGGAAATGGTGCGAATACGATACACGCCTCGGTCTTGCGGCAACAATTCTAAGCCAATTTTGGGTTCTACCTGATACCCCAAAGCGCCAAACCGACCGATGGTCAGGGCATATCCATTTTCGCCTAATGGTTCCGCTTGCATGGGATGGGCGCAGCGACGAAACCATTGCGGATGATCGTCAAAATATTCGGCGACGGTGCCTATATCCGCATACATATCCATACAGCCCACAAACTCTCCGCCAAACCAAATGGGTTCGTTGCTCAGTTCTTCTTCGTCTGCCACTTCCCCAGCGGTTTCTTGCTCGGTGATATACTCTTGTGCTTCCCACTCAACTGTTGTTTCTTGCCAACCATCGGTGGCAAACTCGTTATTTTTCGGAGGTTTTTCCCTCGATTGAGGGTTGGTTGCAGAAAAGCGATCGCTGGATGGAGATTGCATAAAATACCTTGCTGGATAAAATCGACAGACTAAATCAAAATCGACCACGAGCAGTTTGGGTCGTTTTCTTTCTATAGCCTAACGTAGCAACCCGCATAGAAACTGACCCAACGTCCCCAAAAATTCAAAAATCCTTTAAAATCTATGCCAACCGATTCCCATCTTGATGTAAAGTTACGTATGTATTGGTTTTTATGAAGGTATTGGTAGCTGGAGCCACAGGAGAAACCGGTCGCCGGGTAGTGCGGGAACTTGTAGAACGAGAAATTCCCGTTCGTGCCTTTGTCCGCAACTTGGAAACCGCCCAGACGATTTTACCGCCATCTGCGGAAATTGCTGTGGGAGATTTGCTCGACCGACGTTCCATGCAAAAAGCCATGGCAGGTTGTACGGCGGTGATTAGTGCCATTGGCGCTAGACCCAGTCTGGACCCGGGTGGTCCTTGTCGGGTAGACTATGAAGGGACGAATAATTTGGTACGGGTTGCCCAGGCACAAGAAATCGATCGCTTTGTGATGGTTTCTTCCCTGTGCGTTTCTCGCTTTTTCCATCCTTTAAATTTATTCTGGTTGGTACTGTTTTGGAAAAAACGGGCTGAGGATTTTTTAAGAAACAGCGATTTGAACTATACGATTGTCAGACCCGGAGGGTTGTCAAATACGGATAGCGATTTACCTGTGAAAATGAGCGGTGCCGATACCTTATTTGGTGGCAGTATTCCCCGCAGTCAAGTGGCGAAAGTATGTGTGGAAGCGTTGTTTTCCCCAGAATCGCAACGGAAAATTGTGGAGGTGGTGGCTACCGCCGATGCTTCGCCTAAGGAAATTTCGGCATTGTTTGCTGGTGTGTCGTAAGGGATAGAAAATGACTTCGTTAGGGGCAATTTGCGAATTGTCCCGACCATCTTAGTTAATGAACCACAAAGGCACAATTAAAGTTCTTCTGTCTTCTTAACAACAGCAAAACAGCAAAGTGGCTTGCATACCACAAAATGAAAAATTCGTCAAGGAAAATGCGATCGCGAAGCGCCTGGTGAAGGAGAATCACCTTTACAAAAATACATGCAGATAGGGGGAATAGCAAAAATTTCCGTCCCCAAAAAAATTTCGTTTCTCTCTACCAAAATATGGGAAATACAGCGCCAACTTTTCCGTTGAAGATAAAATTTTCCACAAATCGCACCCAATACTATACTTTCGGATTTTACTATTTTCCATCCCCATGGGTCAAGCGGCGAATTTTCGTGACTAGTTGACAAGATTCTCAATTATTTCGCAGCGCTCTCTGGGGGAATTTTTCGACAGAGATTGGAAATACCAAACATTTAACTAGTAGCGATTAGGTTTAAATTATAGATACGCCACCCGAAAGTTGCACCGTAGCGATCCAAACTTGCAAACCAAGGAAAACAATTCCAGTAGGGGCAGTGCCCCGTGCCTGCCCTGTTTGAGCTATACAGTTACTTTCAGATTGCGCAATGTAGCCAGAATTTGGTCTGGTTCCAAGCGTTTGGTATAGTCAGCCTCTACAAAAGCGAGGGCAATTTTGCCATTGGTATTAACCACATAAGTAGCTGGCATAGGAAGTTCAAAGCTTTCGTCACCGTTGTGTGCCGCCAAATCAATGCCCAAACGGTCGTAAACCGGACACAAATATTCCGGAACTTGAAAAACCAAGCCAAATTTTCGTGCCACCTGATTGCCTACGTCGCTAAGAACCTCAAAGTCTAAATTATATTTTTCTTTTGTTGATAGAGAATTATCAGGAGTTTGCGGCGAAATGGTAGCCAGGGAAGCGCCAAACTTTTGAATATCTGGCAGAGTATTTTGCAAAGCACGCAATTCTAAATTGCAGTAAGGGCACCACTGACCGCGGTAGAAGGAAAGAACCACAGGACCATTTTGCAATAAGGTTTGCAGCTGTACGGTATTTCCTGTGGCGTTGGGGAGGGTAAAGTTGGGAACGGTGTCTCCTTCTTGCAGGCTGTGTTCGGTAATATGGGCTTTTTCTAGTTCGGACTTGGCTTGCTGCATCTTGGCTTGGGAATCTTCGGGTATTTGGTCCTGGAGCTTCTGGTTGAGATTGGTAAGTTCCTGGCTGAAATTCATAGAATACTCCTTTTTGAATGATTATTCCAAAATAATCAAAAAATAAAATAAATTGGCGGCGAAATGACGCAGATGGTTTACTGCAAAACTGATAAGGTAACGCGAACCACCTTTCGCATTTCCTCTGGATCGGGATTGACGCGAGACATCACGCGCAAGCCTTGCAAGCTGGAAGTTAGAAAAGCCGCGATCGCTTCTCGGTCAAGTTTTGGGGAAATTTCTCCTTGCTGTTGGGAACGCAGCAGCGCCTTTTGAAAAGCTTCTTGGACTTGCTGGAATGTGCGTGCGATTTGCTGCTGGATTTCCGGGTCGTGGGAAGCCAGTTCCACCGCTGAGTTGGTAATCAAACAGCCGCGGCGTTGGACATCCGCTACCGCTTGGTCTACAATCTCGTTAAAGCGATCGCAAATGGCCTGTTTCGCAGCATTGGGTGCTTCCAGTGGTTTGACAATGGTGGCGAGGACGGTTTCCTCGTACAAAGCTAACGCACTTTCAAACAAAGAACGCTTGCCGCCAAAGGTATCGTACAAGCTGCCTCGGTTGATGCCCATATTGTTGAGCAAGGTCGTGATGGACGTTCCCTCGTAGCCGTATCGCCAGAAGGTTTCCATCGCTTTTTCCAAGGCGGCTTGTTGGTCAAACTGCTTGCATCTGGCCATGTCCGCTTGCTTGGCTTTCTATTTTCCACGGTAACGATTTTGGAACGAATAGTCAAATTCACAATTGAGGACCGATTATGAATTGACAAGCGATCGCGGGGAGGGCCGTTGCGCTACACTCGGAAAACGAGCCATGCAACATAAGGTAGGGTAGCCAATTTTTTTATGAATGCCGCTATTCGTACGATAAAAATTCTCAAACAACCCACATCCCAGGCTTGGATTGACCAAGCGATCGCCAACATAGACACAATTCTACTCGATCATTCCCACTGCGAGAAAAAAGCAGCGGGAAACGCCCTGCGACTCATTTGCCGCTATCCTTCCCACGAGAAACTAGTACGCCAGCTAACAGCATTGGCAAGGGAAGAACTGGAACACTTTGAAATGGTCAACCAAATTCTTGAAGAGAGAGGGATTCCCCTACAGCCGCTGCCGCCACCCCCCTACGGCGAAACCCTCATTTCCAACGTCCGTGGGGAAGAACCCCAAAGATGCTTGGATTTTCTGCTGGTTTCGGCATTAATCGAAGCCAGAAGTCACGAAAGGTTGGGATTGCTGGGTCAGTACTGTCCGCAGGAAAAGCTAGCGAAATTTTATCGCGGATTGATGGCTTCCGAGGCGCGTCATTATGGAATGTTTTGGTTGTTAGCTGTGGAAAGCTTTTCCCGCGAAGAAGTGGATCGACGCCTCGACGAATTGGCAACGGTAGAAAGCGAAATTCTATCTACGCTGCATCCGCAACCCCGGGTTCACAGTTAGAGAAAACTAGAGAAAACACAAAGCAAAGATCTCTTGGGAATTAAAAGCTTGTCAAACCACGATGGGGTAGCTGGTATCATGGCCAAGTCAGAATACGAAGGCTATACGAGCAAAAAAGCGATCGTTCGCTTGTGGGAAAAATTTGGCAGCGCCGGTGTTTACAAGCAAAAAGCACAATCGATTCTGACAAAAGCAACTGGCTACATTGGTAGTTACGATTTCACCTTAAACCCTTATCGGGGATATCAGTACGGATGCAGTTATTGTTATACATCAGCTTTTCGTCCCAATCCCCGCATGCGCCGCAACTGGGGAAAGTGGGTACTGGTAAAAGAAAATGCTGTTCAAAGACTGGAAACAGAATTAGCCATGTGGTTTGACAAGCATCCCCAGACACCACCCAGCATCTATATGAGTTCGTTGACCGTTTAAAGACCCTTTCACGAATAGAATTCATGAGAGGGTCAAGCTATGGCATTCCTATGTTGCGGGGGTACGTTCCCAGAATTTCAATTGCAGTAATGCCTGTGTTGCCAACGCTGCCGGAAGACGAACCAGCCTTTCTGCATCGGTTGCAAGTGGCAGTTTCATGCCAACAAAAACCAATCTTTGGTGGCAGTGACCCGCCAAGAGGCAGAGGGGATTAAGCAGCGGTATGCTTGGTGGTTCGAGCGAAAAAACGAACGCTATGAGGCGTCTAAAGAGCGATGGTTGCAGAAATTAGAAGGTATTGTAGATGATATTCAAGAAGGCAGGCAAGGATTTGGTTATGATGAATCCAGTGGTGAATTGGTAGCGATCGCTAGCGAAAGGTTTTTCAAAAATTATATATTCAGAAGGAAGCGATCGCCTCTAACTCAAAATTCTCTATTTTACTTGCTCTGAAACTCAAACCCATTCTCTTGAGCGTATCGCTGTAAAAAGCGCATCACCCGTTCCCAGACCTCCTGAGAGCGAACTTCAAAAGAACACTCCGTTCGAGACGTTTCGTCATCATCAACCAGAATAATGCGAATATCGCTGGGTTCCACGCGAATATTGCCCTCCTCATCCACCAGCCACAGATGCTCGATTTTATTAATATAGCTGCGTCCAAACTCCAAAGCCTTTAAATTCTTAAAAGAAAGAACCACAATTTTATTATCGGAACTTTTCCGCTTGCGCAAGCTAACATCGCTAATCGTTTCGTTCAAACCTTCAATAAACTGTACGGTAGCTGTCATATTCCTTTCCTCCAAAACACAATCGAAAGTTCGGCTATTCCCCTACCAGCAGCTTCTCCCCATGCTGGCGCTGCCATGGGAGGACCCTTCCCCAACACCAGCTAGCAGGTCAAATACGCTACAATTCCAAAGAGTTGCCAGTTGAGTTGCTACCAACGGAAAATGCTAGAAACTTTGCAAACCCAGTTATATCAGCTACAGCAGTTTGCCGATAACTTAGTATCCAGCCAACTAGCCGATTTAAATTGGGTTAGTGTCGCCGTCATCTTTGCCGCTGGATTGCTAACCAGTTTAACCCCTTGTATGTTGTCCATGCTACCAATCACCATTGGCTACATCGGGGGATACGAAGGACAAAGTCGCGCGCAAGCCGCGGTTCAATCCACTTGGTTTGCTTTGGGATTGGCAACCACCCTTGCCGGTTTAGGCATTCTTGCCTCCGTCTTTGGAAAAGTGTACGGTCAAATTGGGGTAGGATTGCCAATTGTAGTCAGCGCGATCGCGATCGTTATGGGATTGTATCTATTAGACGCCATTCCCATCCCCTTACCTTCCCTTGGCGGAACCGAATGGATTTCCCAAGAATGGCCGCGGGGTGTGCGTTCCTACCTGTTAGGCTTCACCTTCGGTTTGGTCGCCTCTCCCTGCAGTACTCCCGTTTTGGCTACCCTACTCGCCTGGGTCTCCACCACCGGCGAACCCATCGTTGGCGGTG
Above is a window of Geitlerinema sp. PCC 9228 DNA encoding:
- the argH gene encoding argininosuccinate lyase gives rise to the protein MTQQPQKTWSQRFESALHPAIARFNASIGFDIQLIEYDLTGSVAHAQMLAKTGIISPEEGEQLVSGLEQIRQEYRRGEFQPGIDAEDIHFAVEHRLTETIGDTGKKLHTGRSRNDQVGTDLRLYLRDRIDRIHKQLRQLQTVLVDLGEQHVETIIPGYTHLQRAQPISLAHHLLAYFQMFQRDVERLQDVRRRTNISPLGCGALAGTTFPIDRHYTAELLGFDCPYENSLDGVSDRDFAVEFLNAASLIVTHLSRLSEELILWASTEFNFVTLQDSCATGSSIMPQKKNPDVPELIRGKTGRVFGHLQSLLVLLKGLPLAYNKDLQEDKEAIFDATNTTEACLEAMTILMAEGITFHNPRLAEAVTSDFSNATDVADYLASKGVPFRQAYNLVGQVVKTCLASGKLLKDLSLQEWQELHPAFESDIYEAIAPSTVVSRRNSYGGTGFDQVREALQRARATLPG
- a CDS encoding ankyrin repeat domain-containing protein produces the protein MVWKASSAQSLLQAAQGGNLQQVRTLLQQQVEPNCCDRQGTTPLMFAAAAGYTEIVRVLLEFGADPHQTRSEYGVTAFMLAAASGAVDAMELLLSYGVDVNLGNEDGSTALMAAAANGREKAVQVLLAAGAHPHTCDRDGDTPLKVAVENGRLGVVKSLLAAGAPANQQHQQGDTLLMLAIDAPTSPYGNRGHLEMVKTLIEAGAEVNASNPDGETAFMAAVANGNEAITRYLLDAGAAVNAENLEAETALHLAVVAGYANMAQLLLECGADPNRRNRQGDTPLLVAVWQGDRTTVEILLAYHADANLSSAGEPPLAIAIASHRVDLVSRLLAAGADPDVRLEGGKTPLIQAAERNLMTVVEALLAYHPDINARDRLGATALMWAAARGHPQICQMLLQAGARTDYRNYGGLTAAAIAEFNGDRQVVELLETGSRQN
- a CDS encoding DUF4079 domain-containing protein, whose translation is MSIELPESVQFGMNFVHPVLMWVVLAIALYAFYLGSKARRTRLAQGEEKKELVKGKYNVRHFRIGSLLLALIVLGAIGGMSVTYINNGKLFVGPHLLVGLGMTGLVAISAALSPLMQQGQTWARYTHVSLNMVLIGLFAWQAFTGIEIVQKLLGSI
- a CDS encoding DUF1997 domain-containing protein; protein product: MQSPSSDRFSATNPQSREKPPKNNEFATDGWQETTVEWEAQEYITEQETAGEVADEEELSNEPIWFGGEFVGCMDMYADIGTVAEYFDDHPQWFRRCAHPMQAEPLGENGYALTIGRFGALGYQVEPKIGLELLPQDRGVYRIRTISIPNYTPPGYIANFEAEQKLVETDAEDVQHLAAIGDEIMEKTRVQWHLLLQVGVRFPKFIHKLPMSLIRKTGDRLLAKIVCQVSYRLTHKVQEDFHGNLGEERLRIFKKMAKKKKYAEICRQVSQIAGENQAETANQESEGTTG
- a CDS encoding SDR family oxidoreductase, which encodes MKVLVAGATGETGRRVVRELVEREIPVRAFVRNLETAQTILPPSAEIAVGDLLDRRSMQKAMAGCTAVISAIGARPSLDPGGPCRVDYEGTNNLVRVAQAQEIDRFVMVSSLCVSRFFHPLNLFWLVLFWKKRAEDFLRNSDLNYTIVRPGGLSNTDSDLPVKMSGADTLFGGSIPRSQVAKVCVEALFSPESQRKIVEVVATADASPKEISALFAGVS
- a CDS encoding peroxiredoxin-like family protein, whose translation is MNFSQELTNLNQKLQDQIPEDSQAKMQQAKSELEKAHITEHSLQEGDTVPNFTLPNATGNTVQLQTLLQNGPVVLSFYRGQWCPYCNLELRALQNTLPDIQKFGASLATISPQTPDNSLSTKEKYNLDFEVLSDVGNQVARKFGLVFQVPEYLCPVYDRLGIDLAAHNGDESFELPMPATYVVNTNGKIALAFVEADYTKRLEPDQILATLRNLKVTV
- a CDS encoding TetR/AcrR family transcriptional regulator, encoding MARCKQFDQQAALEKAMETFWRYGYEGTSITTLLNNMGINRGSLYDTFGGKRSLFESALALYEETVLATIVKPLEAPNAAKQAICDRFNEIVDQAVADVQRRGCLITNSAVELASHDPEIQQQIARTFQQVQEAFQKALLRSQQQGEISPKLDREAIAAFLTSSLQGLRVMSRVNPDPEEMRKVVRVTLSVLQ
- a CDS encoding tRNA-(ms[2]io[6]A)-hydroxylase, translated to MNAAIRTIKILKQPTSQAWIDQAIANIDTILLDHSHCEKKAAGNALRLICRYPSHEKLVRQLTALAREELEHFEMVNQILEERGIPLQPLPPPPYGETLISNVRGEEPQRCLDFLLVSALIEARSHERLGLLGQYCPQEKLAKFYRGLMASEARHYGMFWLLAVESFSREEVDRRLDELATVESEILSTLHPQPRVHS
- the psb28 gene encoding photosystem II reaction center protein Psb28, whose amino-acid sequence is MTATVQFIEGLNETISDVSLRKRKSSDNKIVVLSFKNLKALEFGRSYINKIEHLWLVDEEGNIRVEPSDIRIILVDDDETSRTECSFEVRSQEVWERVMRFLQRYAQENGFEFQSK
- a CDS encoding cytochrome c biogenesis protein CcdA, which produces MLETLQTQLYQLQQFADNLVSSQLADLNWVSVAVIFAAGLLTSLTPCMLSMLPITIGYIGGYEGQSRAQAAVQSTWFALGLATTLAGLGILASVFGKVYGQIGVGLPIVVSAIAIVMGLYLLDAIPIPLPSLGGTEWISQEWPRGVRSYLLGFTFGLVASPCSTPVLATLLAWVSTTGEPIVGGGLLLAYSVGYVAPLILAGTFTATLKKLLSLRQWSAWITPTSGALLVGFGVVSLLSRLVPVL